The following nucleotide sequence is from Lacinutrix sp. Hel_I_90.
CATCAGACGTTACATTTTCTGTTTCACAACTCATAAATAACAGCATTGCTATCACTAAAAGATTAATGGATTTTTTCATAATTTGTTGGTTTTTATTGTTAATAATCGATAATTAAAAAAATGCTATACTCGTGTTAAAATATATAGTAAACATTAAGTTTTTTCTCTATTCGCTTTTGTGGATGCCTCTAATAAGAATCAAGAATTGACCAAATAGGTTTAACCCAAAAGATCTAAACAATAAGGCTTTACACCTGTTTTGTAAAAAGATATCGTGAAAGTAATCATTAAACGAAGACGTTTGCTACAAGGATTTATAGCTTGTGCCATTGACTTTATAACAAGTAGATAATTGCAGTATTTCCGAAAATAAAGTCATGTATTTTGAGATTTTTTTATAGGATCACTTTTTTTTTAAACAATTCCTCTGTACTAAAATGAACAAATAACTCCCCTGCTAGCGCGAGCGTGTCGACTGTTCCTATGAAATTGATATAGTGACTTAATTCTTTCATCATTGCATCATTCTCAACTGCACCCCTTCATTATCTTTTTTTTGCACTGTTTCATATTCGGCACAATTTCTACCACTTCTATACCTTCAAGCAATGAGATTAGTAACAAAACCTTGAAGAAACAATATATCTTGCCCTACAAATACACCAATCCAATGCACAGCAGTGCATAAGGGAGACGGATGAACGAATTCCTCTAAAAAAAAATGAGATATAACGCTAGTAAAACTTACAAAGTAAGGTACTATTGAATTTTAGAAGGTGTATTTTCTACTCATTTCTAGTCTTCAATATTATTTAAATAATGTGCTACTTTTACGCTTGTTTTTAAATTTTAGAGCCCCTAAAACACGCATGCTAGATGTGGCTTAAGGGGTGCCTGGTTGCGACTCAAAGGGAAGGACTACGTTTCAATCCATTTGCGGTCAAAAAAAAAAAAGCTCACCAATTGGTGAGCTTTTTTTTCCATTTTTAAGCTATTTTACAGTAATACACGAATCTACTCGTCTAATAATAAATTTAATGTTACTGTAATATTATCCCGTGTTGCCTTACTAAACGGGCACACTTCATGCGCTTTTTCTACCAAATCTTCTCCTGTTTTGATATCTACTCCAGGAATGTAACAATCTAAGGTTGCCTCTAAAAAGAAGCCCTCTTCATCTTTACAAAACCCTATGATAGCAGTTACATTTAAGGCTTCCTCATCAATAGTAATCCCCTCGTTTTTGGCTACCGACTGTATGGCTCCTCCAAAACAGGCAGCGTATGCAGCTCCGAAAAGTTGTTCTGGATTGGTACCCGTACCGCCATCGCCTCCCATTGATTTTGGAACCGATAGGTTCATATCAATAGGTCCATCTTCAGATTTTACATGTCCTTTCCTGCCTCCTAAAGCGCTAGTAGTTGCTTCATATAATGTTTTCATGTTAATATTTTTTATGATTAAAGTTAAATATACTACCATCCAGATTTCTAATAAAATGAATGGTCTTAAAATTCTCATAAATTAGCAGGTGCCAAACCCTTTTTTATAAGGTGTTTTGAGTAAAAATGTATTACAAATACTATATTTAAAAAGAAATACACCTCACTCTCCTATCAGCATCGTATCAACATGCTTTGGAAACTGCTGTAGCAACACTTTTAATTTTGGTTTAATAAATGTTTTGCAAAACGGTTTTTCAGGATTCTTTAAATAATAATTTTTAAAGGACTCCTGTGAAGGTTTAAAAGCTTTAAAAAATAAAACTTTAGTAATAATGGGTTTATTGAATTGGTTCTGAAATTTTTCTAGAATAGTCTTTACTTTGTTCATTTCCTCTTGGGTATACACATACACTGCTGAACGATATTTTTTTCGCATGGCATGTTGTGACGTGCTTTTATGCGTTAATAAATGAACATTTATTAACAAAGTCCATGTAATTATTTGAGGATTAAAATGGACAATAACAGCTTCAGAA
It contains:
- a CDS encoding peptide-methionine (S)-S-oxide reductase, whose amino-acid sequence is MLSKIAFGGGCHWCTEAVFQALVGVEKVEQGFVASNGENRSFSEAVIVHFNPQIITWTLLINVHLLTHKSTSQHAMRKKYRSAVYVYTQEEMNKVKTILEKFQNQFNKPIITKVLFFKAFKPSQESFKNYYLKNPEKPFCKTFIKPKLKVLLQQFPKHVDTMLIGE
- a CDS encoding organic hydroperoxide resistance protein; the protein is MKTLYEATTSALGGRKGHVKSEDGPIDMNLSVPKSMGGDGGTGTNPEQLFGAAYAACFGGAIQSVAKNEGITIDEEALNVTAIIGFCKDEEGFFLEATLDCYIPGVDIKTGEDLVEKAHEVCPFSKATRDNITVTLNLLLDE